TTAGCTTTGTCACCCGCTAAAGATTataaatgtgtatgtaaattgtaATTATAGACTCAATCTAGTAGTCTATTTGGGAATTTCAGAAAAATTCCTCCATCATAGGACTTAACTAGTCGAATGCCTACATATTTTAATTGACTTGAATTgcacaattaaaatctttaattttctttcataaaattacaaaattaaattaattttcatttttaattaaaaaattcctcctaaaattaaatcaattcccattttaattatttgaattaaaaactcaattaaagatttttttttatataaaattgtacattttacttaaaatgaaattgtaataaattaaatcaaacagtgtataaattgaaattactaaaaaaaagttagaattaattaaaaattaaaaataaaaataaattgaatggATCAAAATGATGATAAATCAAACCTAATTGATTCAATCTCAATCTCTTTTTTCTCAAATTAAAACCATTCAACCCAAAATTAAAACCATGGAAATTTAATGTTATTAAATTCATTAAACATTAGAACACGATGAgggtggaaaaaaaaaatattgagttGACACGGAAAATATTAAAAAGGGACAAAAGAAAAAGCAAATCTAAACTTGTGCATAAAAGGCCAACTGCCACATACACATCACATATCACGTTGTCCCTTtttatcttctttttcttccatttggcttttttttttaatatttttttataataataataattattattattattattatgaaagtGAATAAAAGAAAGCAATCCACctgttaatttctttttttttttttttttagcacggCACCTCAATTTCTTGTCGTTTCACCTTCAACAAGAGGCTCATATTACTCCACCTATCACTCTCCACAAAGCATTTCAATTCAGTAAATTCATGCCACCCATACCCACGTACAATCTATGAAAATAAATCTAAGACAATGATTTATATGACTAAATTTACCCGATTGATACATGTTCAAGTCTTTCTGCTTTGATTTTCTGTTAAAAGAAAACAgtaaaaaattatcaaaataaagaaaattaaattcaaaagttAGTTGGTTAGGTGAGTAATACACAACGTAATTAATTGGTTTTACATACACTGCTTCAAACTTAATTAAATTAAAGCCAATGTAGTATTTGATGGGCCACACATATAATAAATTCATATGACACATGcacaacaaatttttttttttttcaattttccccATTTGTTATTACCAGCAGGTGAATCTTTGATTGTACTGTGTCAGTACAGAATTGTGCTTGGAGGCATTTGCCAAATATACATTTtgtcaaaatataaaagaaagctTCCCCAATACTTGGGCAGGTAATGCCATTTCCCACCTATCCTTCTTTCTTGGGAAATGTCATTATCACTTACTCTCACACACACACTTGGCAACATCACCTCTTCATAAGCTTGATGGGTAATtgggttatttatttatttatttatttggggacattaatttttttaaaattaattactgaactttaattaaaatataatgacatTAGCTTTAATTTgtactttaattaatttattaattaatcactTGATTgcctatctaaaaaaaaaaaaaactaaacttGCACTTATAGTTCCCTGTACCATAAGCATGGATTGATGTTGGGTATAATTTGAACGTTTCTTGTAATTCATTATTAGTGTGGAAACTTCACATTGATGACTTGAGAATTCTTCTCAAATTAAGTGTGAATGTTTCACATTAatgatataaatattttatttttttaataatttattcaattaattgaatacacactttaattaattttttttccataaaaatatgtacattttttacataaattaagataattaattaatatagttaaatcattaaattttatttaattttttaatacacTATTCTCTCATATtattctattaaaaattaaataatttatgtttttaaattatttttaaacttaataaattttatttttttaatacataataaatgagatgtattaataaattaataaataaactattattttttaaaaattttgattaataatttgaGATAGTAAAAAAAAATCCCTTTGTGTAACACACGGCGTAATGAAAGGAAAATTggggtatttaaaaaaaaaaagaaaggaaattgGGATGAAGCATGAGGGTAAAAAAGTAAATGCGTTAACGTTTAAGGGCTAAAGAGGCTTCTGGTCATCCTCCTCCTCCGAGCAGTTCCAAAAACCTCATAAAACCCCTCGCCCTCAATTTTAAGAGAGAGACAAAGAGAACCTCGATTTCTTTTTTAGAGAGAGAAGTGGAGGGAAAATTACAGCAACCCTCTTGGGGAAATGGCTACTCAGTTCCCGGACGATTTCAAGTGCCCGATTTCTCTCGAGATAATGTCGGACCCGGTAATCCTCTCTTCCGGTCACACCTTTGACCGTGCTTCTATCCAACGGTGGCTTGACTCCGGCCACCGTACTTGCCCAATAACTAAGCTACCACTTCCCGACCaccctcctctcattcccaaccaTGCTCTTAGAAGTCTAATTTCCAATTATACCCTCCTCTCCCCTCCAAAATCACAGCCTAACCCTTCACAGCAACCGCAGCCTCAAACCCTAATCTCCGCTGTCATTTCTCCGTCTTCTCCTCTCAACTGCAAGCTCGACTCCCTTTCTCAGCTCACCAGGCTTAGCAAACTAGACCATGCCCTTCGCCGCCAGCTGACCGAGTCTGGAGCCGTGTCAGCTGTTCTCAACTGTGTCAGCTCGACGGAGACTGTCCTTCAGGAGAAAGCCCTCTCTCTATTACTCAATCTCTCCCTTGACGACGATAACAAGGTGGGTTTAGTAGCAGAAGGCGCAATTGGTCGGGTTGTCACAGTTCTACGGATTGGGTCGCCGGATAGCCGTGCCTTGGGTTGCACTATCTTGACCAGTCTTGCAGTCGTAGAAGTGAACAAAGCGACAATCGGGGCGTACCCAAATGCAATTCAAGCGTTAGTCACACTACTAAATAATGGGAAAGTTAGAGAGGTGAAAGAAGCAGCAACAGCGTTGTATGCTATCTGTTCATTTCCGGATAATAGAAGGCGAGCCGTGGAATGTGGGGCGGTGCCCATTTTGGTGAGGATAGGCGGGATGGGTCTGGAGAGAGCAGTGGAAGTcttgagtgttttggtgaagtgtAAGGAAGGGAGAGAGGAGATGGGGAGGATTGGTAGGTGTTTGAGGGTTTTGGTGAAGGTGATTAAGAATGGGAGCGAGAGAGGGATTCAATGTGGGCTTTTCACTTTGAATTCTCTGTGTTGTTACAGTGAGGAAATCTGTGGGGAAGCCAAGAGAGAAGGGGTTTTGGAGATATGTTTGGGGTTGGTGGAGGATTACAATGAGAAGGTAAGGAGTAATGCTTTAAGTTTGGTGCAAACGCTAAGTGGGTGTCGCTTGGTGGAGTGATGGAGGGTCGCTGTCGGTTATGGATGGAGGTGAGTTGGGGATTTTTCGGTATTGTTTTTGTGGGTATGAGTACTCTCCTTGCTGGATAGTTCTGTGTACAAATGAAAGAAAAGGATTAGAGTTTGATGGGCGATATGTTCCttctttttgaaaaaaaaaaaaagaaagaaagaatttttgtacatttcaataaatcaatCTCTGAATTCAGAAACTTGTAGTTGAAAGATTATAAATTGGTTCTTTAAATTGTAATTtgtcaaaatttagaaaattttgtaTCCAAACCATTTACCATTTTCCTGCTTTTCATTGAAGTTCTTGAGGATTTTCAATTGGGTGGTGGGAGAAATAGCATCTGAACCTTAAATTTTATACAATATGACGGCTTAACTGTGATTTATGATATTGAAATTAGAAATTAGTAGAAAGGAAACCTGTTTATATGTATTAAATTTGAATCCCTTTGAGCTTGTATGAGAGTTTTTACAGCCATTGAATAAGCGTCATATCTGTCCGTGGTCGACTAGTTTACCTCGTCATGTTCCTGCTGTTATTCCTTCCTGTTGAAGAGCATCATCCCTTGCTTTTTGTTCCCGAGTATACATGTGGATTCATGGAGTTGTCCACTAAGAGTTCACGATTCTTGAATCGGGATGGACTCTTTCCCCTTTTGCTAACTTTGCACAATGGCCCCGGAGAAGGCTTGCTTTGGAATGGTCAGAATGTCCTTAATACTATAGATTCTGAGTGACTTTATTTAATCTCCATTATAGATATGTATCTATACATAGAGCTGAATAAGTTGTGTTAAGAGTTCTCAACATGATctcttgagatgagttgattccACTAATGAGAACTAGGAATTGCATTTTAAAGCATGTAAAGGATACTCTGCTTCAGTTTAAAATATATGCTGAATGTTAAAGTTTTGCCAGGTTTTAACTCTCATACAGTTTAGAATTCTTTCCTAAAATGTGATTTGTTGGATCGAATGAACAAGGATTTGATTTACAGTAGTTCTGCGAGGGCTTCTACTTTCTAGTAGGGTGGAGAATTTTTGATGGGGAAGAACAATGGAACATCTTTGTTCTTAAGAATCAAATTTCTGAAGCTTGCATTGATGATTTAGTAATTTGAGCAAAATAGTTGTATGGAAGGGAACAAACAAGCTGATTTTTGTGGGTAGATGAAGAATTTGTTTGGCAGATTGGTACTTTCTGCTGGTTGATTTGGTGTTACTTTTTTGATGATACACTTCAACTCTACATGAAGCAACTGTGTGCATTCTTATCAGCAGCTCTACAATCACAACACTATACGTGAGGTGGTTGCCGCTGCTTCTGTATGCTGCATGGTTAATGATTACAAAACTCTTTCTAGATGAACGGTACATGGTGGGTCATTTTCACGCGGTACATGTACTGATACCTTTTCTTTAAAAGCTTTTTTGGTTTTCTGTGTTGACAAATGGTTCATTTTGCTCGAGCTCATTTTAAGCTAAACCATTTGTTAATGTTTGTCTTCAATTTAACCTGATAAATCCTGGCTTTATTGATAATTTGGTATTGGCAGATTGATTCTGTTACTCAACGCCCGCCAGAAAGCAGCAAAGAGATTAAGTTTGTATATATCTCACTGAAAAAACAATGAGCCGACTCCATCGGCCAATTTTGACGTTGGCTTGGTACATTTCTTTGACAAAGACATATATCAAGTAAATGAACTATATCATCCAAGAAGTAAAGAACAAGAAactttttgaattttaaattggGTTGAAAGTTTGCTCCTCTCCTCCATTTGGAATAATGGTGTGAAACTAAGTTAAGATTCTCTATATGTGATTGGACATATTACCAATATCATCTTGACATTGATTTTGGATTAAGTGATTGGATTGTTAGAATTGTAATAGCTTCAAAATAACAGTTAACAGCAATTAAAAGGGTTAATGCAATTTCCTTGTGTGGCAAATTGAAAGCTCTTGGGGCCTGATTCGGTTGCCTAATACGCCATCCTTTGGGCTGGGGAAAGCTATGGGTGACATGGACAATCTTGAAGGAAAGAAACTCCAGAGTCTACACCTTTGATTCTGATTGAGCTATGCTGCTGTTCCTTGGTTGGCCAAACAGTGTGGAATTCTTGATTTTGTTGAAATAATAGAAGAATGTGGCAAAGTAAGTAGAGCTAATTTGTATAGTGGTGAAaccaaaaaggaagaagaaatgttCCATAATGGCATCCTCTCAAAGGGCAACACCAACTACCAAGAAAAGCCAATTTTGAAGCCATGATTGTGGAGAAGTAGGTTCatgtttttaaatataaaaagaaagatTCGTGAAGACATTTGGCCTCCTCCTCCAAGCATTGCTTTGTTGGATATGATTTGAAGGAGGGGCCATGCTCTCCAAGCATTCGTGGAGCGCAAGCCATTTCTGCTTCTCAAGCTCTTTGTGGGTCCAATCAAACACGTTTATTTTATACCTACTGACTATTAATCAACTTTCAATGGTgatttaaatttaagattttataatttattCGATAAAAAATTATCgggtgttattattatttttatttaaattaataaattatctttttttattttaataatttatatttaaatattacatataataagatgtaaataaaaataattaaatttgaatttatcaaCTCTCAAGAGTCAAAATTAATGTTAATTGCCCACTTTAATTCTTCTATTTCACCAACCTATAATTAGATTTTAATTGAAATGATGTCTTAGCATCATAGAGCACTAAATTATTAGGGTTAAGAGAATTTCATGCCTTGAGGACAACCCAAAATccactcataattttctcatttcAAAATGATGCCATtcaagataaaataaaattaaatttttaatatttttaattaatatatatttaaaataataatgctatatatatatatatatatatagcattattattttaaaaataaagtgtTAGGAACGGTTGAGTTGACATCTATCAAAATTAAGTGGTGTGATTGTTAATTTACTTAGACAATATATAAATGAATTGGAAGGTtgtcattatttatttatttagttatgtATCTTAGCAGACatgtttaaattaaaataattttccaCGTTGTAACAGTTTACTAGatattaaaatatttgttaaattaTTAATCTTATAATATAGTTCTGAACCCAACTTGTTCAATTATATTCCCTAT
The Hevea brasiliensis isolate MT/VB/25A 57/8 chromosome 18, ASM3005281v1, whole genome shotgun sequence genome window above contains:
- the LOC110654940 gene encoding U-box domain-containing protein 8, which translates into the protein MATQFPDDFKCPISLEIMSDPVILSSGHTFDRASIQRWLDSGHRTCPITKLPLPDHPPLIPNHALRSLISNYTLLSPPKSQPNPSQQPQPQTLISAVISPSSPLNCKLDSLSQLTRLSKLDHALRRQLTESGAVSAVLNCVSSTETVLQEKALSLLLNLSLDDDNKVGLVAEGAIGRVVTVLRIGSPDSRALGCTILTSLAVVEVNKATIGAYPNAIQALVTLLNNGKVREVKEAATALYAICSFPDNRRRAVECGAVPILVRIGGMGLERAVEVLSVLVKCKEGREEMGRIGRCLRVLVKVIKNGSERGIQCGLFTLNSLCCYSEEICGEAKREGVLEICLGLVEDYNEKVRSNALSLVQTLSGCRLVE